One stretch of Siphonobacter curvatus DNA includes these proteins:
- a CDS encoding type II toxin-antitoxin system Phd/YefM family antitoxin, whose product MKTMTVGEVKTHFSEVLKEVEAGERIAITFGKKKEIKAFLIPKEEELQPRTLGILRGKGKVVFKDNYQMTEEEFLEV is encoded by the coding sequence ATGAAAACAATGACAGTCGGTGAAGTAAAAACCCATTTCTCGGAAGTCCTGAAAGAGGTGGAAGCCGGAGAGCGAATTGCCATCACCTTTGGCAAGAAGAAAGAAATCAAAGCCTTCCTGATTCCCAAAGAAGAAGAATTGCAACCCAGAACGCTGGGGATTTTACGCGGAAAAGGAAAGGTGGTTTTCAAGGATAATTATCAAATGACTGAAGAAGAGTTTCTCGAAGTATGA
- a CDS encoding oxidoreductase has protein sequence MVWFITGCSSGFGQQIARQLLQKGEQVVATARRVETLQELGESENLLTLPLDITDLEAINSAVSSAHERFGRIDVLINNAGYGLGGGLEEVSQEELRTQFDTNVFGTINVTKAVLPLMREQKKGYIQVLSSIAGLVSTPGLSMYNGSKYALEGIFESVAQEIRPFGIKVTIIEPGPFRTEFAGSSIKMAEPLPEYAETAGKIRDYFEKTNGKQVGDPVKAAEILIGLADREEPPLRLQLGAWAVERYQQKLENELKHSKAWEDISRSADYTE, from the coding sequence ATGGTTTGGTTCATTACGGGTTGTTCATCGGGGTTTGGTCAGCAAATCGCCCGTCAACTCTTGCAAAAAGGCGAGCAGGTCGTTGCGACAGCCCGCCGCGTTGAAACGTTACAGGAATTAGGGGAATCCGAAAATCTACTTACCCTGCCGCTTGATATTACCGATCTGGAGGCAATCAATTCAGCCGTATCCTCGGCTCATGAACGCTTCGGTCGGATCGACGTACTGATCAACAACGCCGGCTATGGCTTGGGCGGGGGGCTGGAGGAAGTAAGTCAGGAAGAGTTACGAACGCAGTTTGACACGAATGTATTTGGTACCATCAATGTCACCAAAGCCGTGCTGCCCCTCATGCGGGAGCAGAAAAAAGGATACATCCAGGTGCTTTCGTCGATTGCGGGACTCGTCTCTACGCCGGGACTTTCGATGTACAACGGCTCCAAATACGCTCTGGAAGGAATTTTCGAAAGTGTAGCTCAGGAAATCAGACCCTTTGGAATCAAGGTGACGATTATTGAACCCGGACCATTCCGTACGGAATTTGCCGGTTCATCCATCAAAATGGCCGAACCCCTGCCGGAGTACGCCGAAACGGCCGGAAAGATTCGGGATTATTTCGAAAAAACGAATGGCAAACAGGTGGGCGATCCCGTAAAAGCCGCTGAAATTCTGATTGGACTGGCAGATCGTGAGGAGCCTCCGCTACGCCTACAACTGGGTGCCTGGGCCGTAGAGCGTTACCAGCAAAAACTGGAAAACGAACTCAAGCATAGCAAGGCCTGGGAAGACATCAGTCGTTCGGCTGATTATACGGAATAA
- a CDS encoding TIGR01777 family oxidoreductase: MKQVLLTGGTGLIGTRLTELLLERGYAVAYLTRGSKSEASIDPKVKQYRWDVSKNELDEKALAESQYLIHLAGAGIAEGRWTDERKQEIIDSRTKTIGLIARKLRETGHRFESFVSASGISYYGADTGAEWLSEQYTPGIDYLADVVVQWEAAADELAALGIRTSKLRTGIVLDTKGGALKSFLIPVKLGIGSPLGSGKQYISWIHTDDLCRMYIEALENPSWTGAYNAVAPHPVTNEELVRTTAEVLHKPYWAPKVPDWVLKPLFGEMAVVVLGGNYVLNQRIRLETDFQYLYPELKPALVSILSKS, from the coding sequence ATGAAACAAGTTCTGCTCACGGGGGGTACCGGTCTGATTGGTACACGACTCACCGAATTACTACTTGAACGCGGCTATGCCGTAGCCTACCTCACCCGGGGCAGTAAAAGCGAAGCCAGCATTGATCCGAAAGTCAAGCAGTATCGCTGGGACGTCAGTAAAAATGAACTCGATGAAAAAGCCCTCGCCGAAAGTCAGTACCTGATCCATCTGGCCGGAGCGGGCATCGCAGAAGGTCGCTGGACGGACGAACGCAAACAGGAAATTATCGACAGCCGTACGAAAACCATTGGACTGATCGCCCGCAAACTCCGCGAAACTGGCCATCGTTTTGAATCCTTCGTTTCCGCTTCGGGCATTAGCTATTACGGAGCCGATACGGGTGCCGAATGGCTCTCCGAACAATATACCCCTGGTATCGATTATTTGGCCGATGTGGTGGTGCAATGGGAAGCGGCGGCTGATGAATTGGCTGCTCTGGGGATTCGAACTTCCAAACTCCGTACGGGTATTGTGCTGGACACCAAGGGGGGAGCCTTGAAAAGTTTTCTGATTCCCGTGAAACTGGGGATTGGTTCGCCACTCGGCTCGGGAAAACAGTACATCAGCTGGATTCATACCGACGACCTCTGCCGAATGTACATCGAAGCTCTGGAAAACCCGAGCTGGACGGGAGCCTACAACGCCGTAGCCCCGCATCCCGTCACCAATGAAGAACTGGTACGTACCACGGCTGAAGTGCTGCATAAACCCTACTGGGCGCCCAAGGTTCCGGACTGGGTACTGAAGCCACTATTTGGGGAAATGGCCGTTGTGGTACTAGGAGGCAATTATGTCTTAAACCAGCGAATTCGGCTGGAAACCGATTTTCAATACCTGTATCCCGAACTCAAACCAGCCCTGGTATCAATTTTGAGTAAGTCGTAG
- a CDS encoding glycerophosphodiester phosphodiesterase family protein, whose protein sequence is MTKNLTATIDSSEKEYRFLPEISAHSMRYLLSFVLFLILPPQAFHKVCRQKNEPLSQFFHWEPGKKIIMAHRTTPLPGYSENTLAAMTHAYRIAPCATQEIDVRMSKDSVLVLLHDATLERTTTGTGKLSDFTYQELRKLELRDETGKVLLGQRIPRLEELLTFARGKVVLFLDKKPDTDPIRMMKAVEKARMLGDVIVICYSVAEAQFLHQRYPSLMLALGFNDTKAIETIEKSGLPYKNLVALTPGHLQPQAFYDRIHAMGIMTSVGTNGNVDTLPFTQAKPLYEQVLQRGDIICTDSLQRVQTFFQP, encoded by the coding sequence ATGACTAAAAACTTAACAGCTACCATAGATTCCAGTGAAAAAGAATACCGATTTTTGCCCGAAATCTCCGCTCATTCCATGCGTTATCTGCTTTCTTTCGTACTTTTTTTGATACTACCTCCCCAAGCCTTTCATAAGGTTTGCCGCCAGAAAAATGAACCCCTTTCGCAGTTTTTTCACTGGGAACCGGGTAAGAAGATCATCATGGCTCACCGAACGACGCCCCTGCCGGGTTATTCGGAAAATACGTTGGCGGCCATGACACACGCCTATCGGATCGCCCCTTGTGCCACGCAGGAAATCGATGTACGCATGAGCAAAGACAGCGTACTAGTACTGCTGCACGATGCGACGCTGGAACGGACGACTACGGGTACGGGCAAGCTCAGCGATTTTACGTATCAGGAACTACGTAAGCTGGAATTACGGGATGAAACGGGAAAGGTACTACTCGGTCAACGCATCCCGCGACTGGAAGAACTGCTGACTTTTGCCCGGGGGAAAGTGGTGCTCTTTCTCGACAAAAAACCGGATACGGATCCGATTCGGATGATGAAAGCAGTCGAGAAAGCTCGTATGCTTGGTGACGTTATCGTCATCTGCTACTCGGTCGCTGAAGCTCAATTCCTTCACCAGCGGTATCCTTCCCTGATGCTGGCCTTGGGTTTCAATGACACTAAAGCCATTGAAACGATTGAGAAATCCGGATTACCCTATAAGAATCTCGTCGCTTTGACACCGGGTCACTTACAACCACAGGCCTTTTACGACCGGATTCATGCGATGGGCATCATGACTTCCGTAGGCACAAATGGGAACGTGGATACGCTGCCTTTCACTCAGGCCAAACCTCTGTACGAACAAGTATTACAGCGGGGTGATATTATCTGTACGGATAGCCTTCAACGCGTACAAACGTTCTTTCAACCTTAA
- a CDS encoding bestrophin family protein, with protein MVVPPHHNWFRLLFVWKGSIIEKIYPRLIILFLFCCAVVYLRGEIFQVKIALNPTPFTLIGVAVAIFLGFRNSASYDRYWEGRKLWGSLVLESRSLMRQVTTLSGLAMDSVEIQHFSHLLIAFTYALKHQLRKTSPEADLRRLLSPELTDRLMQARFKPVLILREMGYWLQQQRQRGQLDSITLVTMDTTINHLSGVLAGCERIANTPIPYTYNVLLHRTVYLYGLFLPFGLVDTLGWTTPFIVVFIGYTFIAVDAIGNEIEEPFGTEPNDLPLNAMCQIIEASVRETIGEAVPTPVTVQPLIVD; from the coding sequence ATGGTTGTTCCTCCGCATCACAATTGGTTTCGTCTGCTCTTCGTCTGGAAAGGCTCCATCATTGAAAAAATTTACCCGCGGCTGATCATTCTGTTCCTCTTCTGCTGTGCGGTCGTCTACTTACGGGGAGAAATCTTCCAGGTAAAAATTGCCCTGAATCCTACACCTTTTACGCTGATTGGCGTCGCCGTAGCCATCTTTCTGGGCTTTCGCAATAGTGCGAGCTATGATCGGTACTGGGAAGGAAGAAAACTGTGGGGGTCTCTGGTCCTGGAAAGTCGTTCACTGATGCGACAGGTCACGACCTTAAGCGGCCTGGCGATGGATTCTGTTGAAATACAGCACTTTTCCCACTTACTGATTGCCTTTACTTACGCCCTGAAACATCAGCTGCGGAAAACGAGTCCGGAAGCGGACTTGCGACGGCTGTTATCCCCGGAGCTTACCGATCGTCTGATGCAGGCTCGATTTAAACCCGTACTGATTCTGCGGGAAATGGGGTACTGGCTGCAGCAGCAACGCCAACGCGGTCAGCTCGACTCGATTACGTTGGTCACGATGGACACGACCATCAATCATCTTTCGGGCGTCTTAGCGGGTTGTGAACGCATTGCCAATACGCCCATTCCGTATACGTATAATGTACTTTTACATCGAACGGTGTACTTATACGGATTATTCCTGCCCTTTGGTTTAGTGGATACCTTAGGCTGGACCACACCCTTTATCGTGGTATTCATCGGGTATACCTTTATTGCGGTGGATGCGATTGGCAATGAAATTGAAGAGCCGTTTGGTACCGAACCTAATGACCTGCCGCTAAACGCCATGTGTCAGATTATTGAAGCCAGCGTTCGGGAAACCATTGGAGAAGCCGTACCAACGCCGGTGACGGTCCAGCCTTTGATTGTCGATTAA